Part of the Myxosarcina sp. GI1 genome, TCTTCTTGAGCAGACTCCATACGCAGAACTTCCATAAACTCGCGCACGAACCATTTAGTCCCACCATACACCGCATTAGTTGGATAAGCTTTTAACCCAGCAACCGATGAAGTTGTGATAATATGCCCAGACTTTTGGCTAATAAATATTGGCAACACAGCGGCGACACTATTTAATACACCCTTGATATTGATATCAACCGTCTGATGCCATTCATCTGTTTTCAATGCAGAAACTGGAGAACTAGGCATGATGCCAGCGTTCGAGAAAATAACATCGATGCCTCCAAATGTTTCTTTGGCAAGTTCGACGATTGCAGCATTATCTGATGGGTTAACTACATCCATAACCCGATAGACGGCTTGTCCGCCAGCACTTTGAATTTGATTGACTAGTTGTTTGAGTTTTGGCTCGCGTCGCGCCCCCAACACGACTTTAGCACCTTTGCTTGCCAGCAATTTTGCATTTGCTTCACCGATTCCTGATGATGCACCAGTGATAATTACAACTTTATCTTTAATCATTTTATTCCTCTTTATGTTGAGTAGTTACTAACGCCTTGACGACAAACATCACTACACCGTTTGACCTCCATCGACCACCAAGGCATGTCCGACGACGAAGGAGGACGCATCAGAACACAGCCAAACGACCGCATTGGCGATTTCTTCGGGCTGACCCATTCTTCCAATTGGCTCTTGGGAGGTCACTTGTTCTCGTCCTTCGGCAGTGCCGCCAGTGAAGCGATCCATCATCGGTGTGTCAATGTAACCAGGGGCAACGGCGTTGATGCGGAGGTTCTGTGAGGCATAGTCGAGAGCCGCTGCCCTGGTCAGTCCGATTACGCCGTGTTTGGCAGCAGTATATGCGGCTCCGCTCTTGATGCCTATGACCCCAGCACCCGATGACGTGTTGACGATCGCACCGCCTCCTTGCTTGAGTAGCAGCGGAATTTCATACTTCATGCACAGAAAAACGCCACGCAGGTCGGTATCTACGATGCGATTCCATTCTTCTTCTTCAATTTCCGCTACTGGTGCTTTCTTCTGCTCCACACCAGCGTTGTTAAAGGCAAAGTCCAACTTCCCGAAAGTTTCGATAGTCTTGTCTAAAGCTGCCTTCACGTCCTCTGTTTTGGTCACGTCGCACTTAACGGCAAGTACGCGACCTCCGAGGTCTTCAATCTTGCGCGCCGTTTCTCGATTGCCCTGTTCCGCAACGTCGGCAACGACTACACTAGCTCCCTTGCGGGCAAACGCCAGTGCCGTAGCTAGTCCGATGCCGTTCGCCGCCCCAGTTACAAACGCAACCTTTTCCGCGTAGTTTCCATTTTCGTTCGTTGTCATTTTTACTCCTTTCTAAAATTTTTCTTCAATAAAAATTTAGAATGTTAGCAAGAAGCTCCAATCACTTTTTATTGCTTTAGCTTCATCCTAGAAATTTTGAGAGGCTAGGGATAGAACGATAGTCTAGGATCGTTGTACAATCCTGCAAACTTTGACATGAACGCTGCTAACAAGAGTGAAACGTCCGCTATAAATTTAATCGATGATCCGCAGGCAAAGCGCGAGGCAGAAAGAATGCAAGCCAATCGAGACGAATTGGTAGAGCGCATCTCCCAGGCTATCGATCGCGATGGGAAGATCGAACCGCTCAAAGGCTTACATTTTTATCGATTCTCCTCGCCGATGGAAGCCTGTCATGCTGTCTCTATCCCAGCCTTTTGTATAATCGCCCAGGGCAGTAAAGAAGTACTTTTAGGTAACGATCGCTATCAGTACGACCCCGCAC contains:
- a CDS encoding SDR family oxidoreductase; translated protein: MIKDKVVIITGASSGIGEANAKLLASKGAKVVLGARREPKLKQLVNQIQSAGGQAVYRVMDVVNPSDNAAIVELAKETFGGIDVIFSNAGIMPSSPVSALKTDEWHQTVDINIKGVLNSVAAVLPIFISQKSGHIITTSSVAGLKAYPTNAVYGGTKWFVREFMEVLRMESAQEETNIRTATLYPAAINTELLDRITDSDTAENMTALYEQHGISAERVANVVAFAIDQPEDTNVSEFTIGPTTQTW
- a CDS encoding SDR family oxidoreductase, which produces MTTNENGNYAEKVAFVTGAANGIGLATALAFARKGASVVVADVAEQGNRETARKIEDLGGRVLAVKCDVTKTEDVKAALDKTIETFGKLDFAFNNAGVEQKKAPVAEIEEEEWNRIVDTDLRGVFLCMKYEIPLLLKQGGGAIVNTSSGAGVIGIKSGAAYTAAKHGVIGLTRAAALDYASQNLRINAVAPGYIDTPMMDRFTGGTAEGREQVTSQEPIGRMGQPEEIANAVVWLCSDASSFVVGHALVVDGGQTV